One Methanocaldococcus villosus KIN24-T80 genomic window carries:
- the thiI gene encoding tRNA uracil 4-sulfurtransferase ThiI, whose protein sequence is MEILVRYGEIGLKSDIIRRNLEEILRKNIIKLLKKYDIDADVYILHRRLLVNVNTKDKEDEAIDLLRKVAGIVSYSPGYSCPLDIDEIINTAIQVMKKKMKDLGKEKIKFAVKTKRSNKQFPFNSVEVNKKVGEAIVEKFNLDVDLDNPDITLGIEILRDRAFIFTDKFEGIGGLPVGSQGRVLCLISDGIDSPVAAFLMAKRGCRLVLLHLKITEEALNKVRKIVEVLSDYDTELEFVVYDYKKDLEEIYKKLKEIKKESYTCIFCKKKMLKIAEKYAKYMECDAIVTGDCLGQVASQTLKNLRVISQGINYLILRPLIAFDKNETTELAKKIGTYDIAIEKEIKCPYLPKFPKTLSKIEEVEKIMKKANIS, encoded by the coding sequence ATGGAAATATTGGTTAGATATGGAGAAATAGGACTAAAATCAGATATTATTAGAAGAAACTTAGAAGAAATTTTAAGGAAAAATATTATAAAACTATTAAAAAAATATGATATTGATGCAGATGTATATATTCTACATAGGAGATTATTAGTTAATGTAAATACAAAAGATAAGGAGGATGAAGCAATAGATTTATTAAGAAAAGTAGCAGGTATAGTCTCTTATAGTCCTGGATATTCATGTCCATTAGATATAGATGAAATTATTAATACAGCAATACAAGTCATGAAAAAGAAAATGAAAGATTTAGGAAAAGAAAAAATAAAGTTTGCAGTAAAAACTAAAAGAAGTAATAAGCAATTTCCATTTAATTCTGTAGAAGTTAATAAGAAAGTAGGAGAAGCTATAGTAGAAAAGTTTAATTTAGATGTAGATTTAGATAATCCTGATATAACCTTAGGGATAGAGATATTGAGAGATAGGGCATTTATTTTTACTGATAAATTTGAAGGTATAGGGGGCTTACCTGTTGGCTCTCAAGGAAGAGTTTTATGTCTTATATCTGATGGTATAGACAGCCCTGTAGCAGCTTTCTTAATGGCAAAAAGAGGTTGTAGATTAGTTTTATTACATCTAAAAATTACTGAAGAAGCTTTAAATAAAGTTAGAAAAATTGTTGAAGTGTTATCAGATTATGATACAGAGCTAGAGTTTGTGGTTTATGACTATAAAAAGGATTTAGAAGAGATTTATAAAAAACTAAAGGAAATTAAAAAAGAAAGCTATACTTGTATATTCTGTAAGAAAAAAATGTTGAAAATTGCTGAAAAATATGCTAAATATATGGAGTGTGATGCCATAGTTACTGGGGACTGCTTAGGACAAGTAGCTTCTCAGACTTTAAAAAACTTGAGAGTGATTAGTCAAGGAATTAATTATCTTATATTAAGACCATTAATAGCCTTTGACAAAAATGAAACTACTGAATTAGCTAAAAAGATAGGGACATATGATATTGCTATAGAGAAAGAGATCAAATGTCCATATCTACCAAAATTCCCAAAAACCTTATCCAAAATAGAAGAGGTAGAAAAGATTATGAAAAAGGCCAACATATCTTAA
- a CDS encoding 2,3-bisphosphoglycerate-independent phosphoglycerate mutase produces MKIIIFIIDGLGDRPNEKGETPLKIAKKPTMNRIAEEGICGLMNAIDIGIRPGSDTAHLAILGYDPYKVYTGRGPLEAFGLGLDLKEGDIAFRCNFATVDDNFIVKDRRAGRLDFETAKILEKEIDGLEIDGVKVIFRSKGYRGALVLRGEGLDYMVTDADPHKDNVKVEEVKPLRKEAEKTAEILNKLLKIIYNKLKDHPVNIEREKKGLPPANIILPRGAGIVPKVEKFYEKYKMKGAVICGTALIKGIGKMLGLDVIEVEGANGTPNSNIMGKAKALLNNLDKYDFFLINVKAADEAGHDGKFELKKEIIEKIDNMLSYIFENINKDSVYFVLTGDHSTPIEVKDHSADPVPIVIWGKSVRKDDVKEFDEFACAKGGLHWIKGEHVMRILLDLTNRNEKFGA; encoded by the coding sequence ATGAAAATAATTATATTTATTATAGATGGTTTAGGAGATAGACCAAATGAGAAAGGAGAAACTCCATTAAAAATAGCTAAGAAACCTACAATGAATAGAATTGCTGAAGAAGGGATATGTGGGCTTATGAATGCTATTGATATTGGCATAAGGCCAGGAAGTGACACTGCTCATTTAGCTATATTAGGTTATGATCCATACAAAGTATATACAGGTAGAGGTCCATTAGAAGCTTTTGGCTTAGGGTTAGATTTAAAAGAGGGAGATATAGCATTCAGATGTAATTTTGCCACTGTTGATGATAATTTTATTGTTAAAGATAGAAGAGCTGGAAGGTTAGATTTTGAAACAGCTAAGATATTGGAAAAAGAGATTGATGGGTTAGAAATAGATGGAGTTAAAGTAATATTCAGATCTAAAGGTTATAGAGGGGCTTTAGTATTAAGAGGAGAGGGATTAGATTATATGGTAACCGACGCAGACCCTCACAAAGATAATGTTAAAGTTGAAGAAGTTAAGCCATTAAGAAAAGAAGCTGAAAAGACTGCAGAAATTTTAAATAAATTATTAAAAATTATTTATAACAAACTTAAAGATCATCCAGTTAATATAGAAAGAGAGAAAAAAGGATTACCTCCAGCAAATATTATTCTACCAAGGGGGGCAGGAATAGTACCTAAAGTAGAGAAGTTTTATGAAAAGTATAAAATGAAAGGAGCAGTTATTTGTGGAACTGCTCTAATTAAAGGAATTGGAAAAATGTTAGGGTTGGATGTTATTGAAGTTGAAGGTGCTAATGGTACACCAAACTCCAATATAATGGGAAAAGCTAAAGCACTTTTAAATAATTTAGATAAATATGATTTCTTCTTAATAAATGTTAAAGCTGCTGATGAGGCAGGACATGATGGAAAATTTGAGTTGAAAAAAGAGATAATAGAAAAAATTGATAACATGTTATCTTACATATTTGAGAATATAAATAAAGACAGTGTTTATTTTGTATTAACTGGTGATCATTCAACACCTATAGAAGTTAAAGATCACTCTGCAGATCCAGTACCAATAGTTATTTGGGGAAAATCTGTTAGAAAAGATGATGTTAAAGAATTTGATGAATTTGCCTGTGCTAAAGGAGGCTTACATTGGATTAAAGGAGAGCATGTTATGAGAATACTTTTAGATCTAACAAACAGAAATGAAAAATTTGGTGCTTAA
- the nifH gene encoding nitrogenase iron protein, translating to MKQIAFYGKGGIGKSTVVCNVAAALADNFKVMVVGCDPKHDCTISLRHGEEIPTVLDVLREKKDVDINDIVYKGYKGVYCVEAGGPKPGYGCAGRGVIVAIELLKKLDVFKRLGVDIVLYDILGDVVCGGFAMPLRLGLVKQIYIVTSSDYMAMYAANNICKGIKEFAKKGCRLAGLIYNVRGSLDAEDIVNEFAKRLGTKILEKIPNSLLISEAEIEGKTVIEYAPDSEIATIIKNLAEKIYKNNSGVIPEPLSNKELIEIGKSIKERIRRRL from the coding sequence ATGAAACAAATAGCATTCTATGGAAAAGGAGGGATTGGGAAATCAACAGTTGTTTGTAATGTAGCAGCAGCATTAGCTGATAATTTTAAGGTTATGGTTGTAGGTTGTGATCCTAAGCATGACTGTACAATAAGTTTGAGACATGGTGAAGAGATTCCTACAGTATTGGATGTACTTAGAGAAAAAAAGGATGTTGATATTAATGATATAGTTTATAAAGGGTATAAAGGAGTTTATTGTGTAGAAGCTGGAGGACCTAAGCCAGGTTATGGCTGTGCTGGAAGAGGGGTTATAGTAGCTATAGAATTGCTAAAAAAATTAGATGTTTTTAAAAGACTAGGTGTGGATATTGTTTTATATGATATTTTGGGTGATGTGGTTTGTGGAGGTTTTGCTATGCCATTAAGATTAGGCTTAGTTAAGCAAATATATATTGTTACATCCTCTGATTACATGGCAATGTATGCAGCAAATAATATATGTAAAGGTATAAAAGAATTTGCAAAAAAAGGCTGTAGATTGGCTGGGTTAATATATAATGTCAGGGGATCCTTAGATGCTGAAGATATAGTTAATGAGTTTGCAAAAAGATTAGGAACAAAAATTTTAGAGAAAATTCCAAACTCTTTATTAATTTCAGAGGCAGAGATAGAAGGGAAGACTGTTATTGAATATGCACCAGATAGTGAAATAGCTACAATCATCAAAAACTTAGCAGAGAAAATATATAAAAATAATAGTGGAGTAATTCCTGAACCTTTGAGTAATAAAGAGCTGATAGAGATTGGAAAGAGTATAAAAGAGAGAATTAGGAGAAGATTATGA
- a CDS encoding ABC transporter ATP-binding protein translates to MILSVDNIKFSYKSREVLKGVTFKVKRGEVASILGENGSGKSTLLKCINKILKPKIGSIFIEKYNINELNSKELSKKIAYVPQKSNANYITVFDAVLLGRKPYIKFDVSDEDIKVVEEVLKLMELEDIAFRYINELSGGELQRVVIARALAQEPRVLLLDEPTNNLDLRYQLKILKLIREITKIKNIATIMVMHDINLALRFSDKFLFMKDGIIYYEGEKNSITPEIIEEVYGIKVYIGYYNNTPVVIPI, encoded by the coding sequence ATGATTCTATCAGTAGATAATATAAAATTTTCCTATAAGAGTAGAGAAGTGTTAAAGGGGGTAACATTTAAAGTTAAGAGAGGGGAAGTGGCTTCTATATTAGGTGAAAATGGATCAGGTAAATCTACTCTTTTAAAATGTATAAATAAGATATTAAAACCAAAAATTGGGTCAATTTTTATAGAAAAATATAATATCAATGAATTAAATAGTAAAGAGCTTTCTAAGAAAATTGCCTATGTCCCTCAGAAAAGTAATGCTAATTATATAACTGTCTTTGATGCTGTTTTACTTGGTAGAAAGCCATATATAAAGTTTGATGTTAGTGATGAAGATATAAAAGTGGTAGAGGAAGTGTTAAAATTAATGGAGTTGGAAGATATAGCATTTAGATATATAAATGAGCTTTCAGGGGGAGAGTTGCAGAGAGTGGTTATAGCAAGAGCATTAGCTCAAGAGCCAAGAGTTTTACTATTAGATGAACCTACAAATAATTTAGATCTTAGATATCAATTAAAAATTCTAAAACTAATAAGAGAAATAACCAAAATTAAAAATATAGCTACAATAATGGTAATGCATGATATAAACCTAGCTTTAAGATTCTCTGACAAATTTTTGTTTATGAAAGATGGAATTATTTATTATGAAGGAGAAAAAAATAGTATTACTCCAGAGATTATAGAGGAAGTTTATGGTATAAAGGTTTATATTGGATATTATAACAATACTCCTGTAGTTATTCCTATTTAA
- a CDS encoding TIGR02253 family HAD-type hydrolase, with the protein MIKGILFDLDDTLYNSSEFVNIARREAVKSMIDAGLDIEFEEAMKILDKIIKDKGSNYGKHFDDLVKAVLGKYDPKIIATGIITYHNVKVALLRPYPHTIKTLMELKAMGLKLGVLTDGLTIKQWEKLIRLGIHPFFDEVITSEEFGLGKPHLEFFKYGLKRMNLKPEEVIYVGDRVDKDIIPAKKLGIISVRIIQGKYKDMEDNISDYKIKNLTELIDIIKELNKK; encoded by the coding sequence ATGATAAAAGGTATTTTATTCGATTTAGATGACACTTTATATAACTCTTCTGAATTTGTTAATATAGCCAGAAGAGAAGCTGTAAAATCAATGATTGATGCTGGACTTGATATAGAGTTTGAAGAAGCTATGAAAATTCTTGATAAGATTATAAAAGATAAAGGATCAAACTATGGAAAGCATTTTGATGATCTTGTTAAAGCTGTTCTTGGTAAATATGATCCAAAGATTATAGCTACAGGAATAATAACATATCATAATGTTAAAGTAGCTCTATTAAGACCATATCCTCATACAATAAAAACTCTAATGGAGTTAAAAGCTATGGGATTAAAGCTAGGAGTTTTAACAGATGGTTTAACTATAAAACAGTGGGAAAAGTTAATAAGATTAGGAATTCATCCATTTTTTGATGAAGTTATAACTTCAGAAGAGTTTGGGTTAGGCAAACCACACTTAGAATTTTTTAAATATGGATTAAAAAGAATGAACTTAAAACCTGAAGAGGTTATATATGTTGGAGATAGAGTTGATAAAGATATAATACCTGCTAAGAAACTTGGAATAATATCTGTTAGGATTATACAAGGAAAATATAAAGATATGGAAGATAATATTAGTGACTATAAAATAAAAAATTTAACAGAATTAATAGATATAATTAAAGAATTAAATAAAAAATAA
- the ribC gene encoding riboflavin synthase — MMKKVGIVDTTFARVDMASAAIKKLKELSPNIKIIRKTVPGIKDLPVACKKLLEEEGCDIVMALGMPGKTEKDKVCAHEASLGIIMAQLMTNKHIIEVFVHEDEAKDEKELDWLAKRRAEEHAENVYYLLFKPEKLTKMAGKGLRQGFEDVGPARE; from the coding sequence TTGATGAAAAAGGTGGGGATTGTTGATACAACTTTTGCAAGAGTAGATATGGCATCTGCTGCAATAAAAAAATTAAAAGAGCTTTCTCCTAACATAAAAATAATTAGAAAAACTGTTCCAGGAATTAAAGATTTACCTGTAGCATGTAAAAAGTTATTGGAGGAAGAAGGATGTGATATAGTTATGGCTTTAGGAATGCCAGGAAAAACTGAAAAAGATAAAGTTTGTGCCCATGAAGCATCATTAGGGATAATAATGGCTCAATTAATGACAAATAAACATATTATAGAAGTTTTTGTTCATGAAGATGAGGCTAAAGATGAAAAAGAGCTAGATTGGCTTGCTAAGAGAAGAGCTGAAGAACATGCAGAAAATGTTTATTATTTATTATTTAAACCAGAGAAATTAACTAAAATGGCTGGAAAGGGATTGAGGCAAGGATTTGAAGATGTCGGTCCTGCAAGAGAATAA
- the bioD gene encoding dethiobiotin synthase: MIFITGTDTGVGKTYVSSILAKNLKKMGINVGYLKPIETGGREDTILLKNVLKTDDDINLMNPINLKLPLSPNIAFEVENYNISLDEIKEKIKNAYKTLKERHDFLIVEGAGGVCVPIKENFLMSDLIKFLNLPAIIVSRPNLGTINHTLLTVEHLRNKGIEIKGIIINCITPLEKVLYYEKTFETIEKFGKVKIIGIIEDEKRYNMDLSAIVGEKDGE, encoded by the coding sequence ATGATATTTATAACAGGGACAGATACTGGTGTAGGAAAAACTTATGTTTCATCAATTTTAGCAAAAAATTTAAAGAAAATGGGTATTAATGTTGGGTATTTAAAACCAATTGAGACTGGAGGAAGAGAAGATACAATACTCTTAAAAAATGTCTTAAAAACTGATGATGATATAAATTTAATGAACCCTATTAATTTAAAACTTCCTTTATCTCCAAACATTGCTTTTGAAGTTGAAAATTACAACATTTCTTTGGATGAGATAAAAGAGAAAATAAAGAATGCCTATAAAACTTTAAAAGAAAGGCATGATTTTCTAATTGTTGAAGGGGCAGGAGGAGTTTGTGTTCCAATAAAAGAGAATTTTTTAATGAGTGATTTAATAAAGTTTTTAAATCTACCAGCTATAATTGTTTCTAGACCAAACTTAGGGACAATTAATCACACTCTACTAACTGTAGAACATTTAAGAAATAAAGGAATTGAGATTAAAGGAATTATTATAAACTGTATAACTCCATTAGAGAAAGTCTTATATTATGAAAAAACTTTTGAAACTATAGAAAAGTTTGGGAAAGTTAAAATAATAGGAATTATAGAAGATGAGAAGAGATATAATATGGATCTATCAGCTATAGTTGGTGAAAAAGATGGAGAATAA
- the ehbP gene encoding energy-converting hydrogenase B subunit EhbP has protein sequence MPKMILYPKKVMALGGYIRETAFPYKDVEPFPYRNVIVANPLDEPIKIDVPAYDKDWVERHRKLGLIVVPVTEKDDFISLFLMVKEKIKKSEKS, from the coding sequence ATGCCAAAGATGATTCTCTATCCAAAAAAAGTTATGGCATTAGGAGGGTATATAAGAGAAACAGCATTTCCATATAAAGATGTTGAACCATTTCCTTATAGAAATGTTATTGTAGCTAATCCACTAGATGAGCCCATAAAAATAGATGTTCCAGCATATGATAAAGATTGGGTCGAAAGACATAGAAAATTAGGATTAATAGTAGTTCCTGTTACAGAAAAAGATGATTTTATTAGTTTATTTTTAATGGTAAAAGAAAAGATTAAAAAAAGTGAAAAATCATGA
- a CDS encoding TIGR00297 family protein, producing MNLLLSTIIVIILALLVKKSKCLDNKGILLASIMAFILIYFCGLEYLIVLLSFFILGSLVSRVGLKEKKKKKIAETCRGLNNVIANGLIPMFFAILSIKIPIFLIAYISSIAAATSDTFSSEIGVLSKEKPRLVTTFEVVEKGTDGAITLLGTFAGLFGAFLIALIGTILFNNIKLLLPVTLAGLIGNLADSLFGALFERKGLASNEHTNLVATLVGGVFGIIFYLIL from the coding sequence ATGAATCTTTTATTATCTACTATAATTGTGATTATTTTAGCATTACTTGTAAAAAAAAGTAAATGCTTGGACAATAAAGGAATTTTGTTAGCTTCAATAATGGCTTTTATTTTAATTTATTTTTGTGGATTAGAATATCTAATTGTTTTATTATCATTCTTTATTCTTGGAAGCTTAGTTAGTAGGGTGGGACTAAAAGAGAAGAAAAAAAAGAAAATAGCTGAAACTTGTAGAGGACTAAACAATGTTATAGCTAATGGATTAATCCCCATGTTTTTTGCAATTCTATCTATAAAAATTCCTATTTTTTTAATAGCTTATATATCATCTATAGCTGCTGCTACTTCGGACACTTTCTCATCTGAAATTGGAGTATTATCTAAAGAAAAACCAAGATTAGTAACAACATTTGAAGTTGTTGAAAAAGGAACTGATGGGGCTATTACATTATTAGGAACCTTTGCAGGACTTTTTGGGGCCTTTTTAATAGCATTAATTGGAACTATTTTATTTAACAATATAAAGCTTTTATTACCTGTAACTTTAGCAGGATTGATAGGAAATTTGGCTGATAGTCTATTTGGAGCATTATTTGAGAGGAAAGGATTAGCTAGTAATGAACATACAAATCTTGTAGCTACATTAGTAGGTGGTGTATTTGGGATTATTTTTTATTTAATTCTTTAA
- a CDS encoding cobalt-precorrin-8 methylmutase, translating to MGAISKDGLEIAKRAREIVREKIKDVLGEKIKNFSKEELLIIERVVHATADPEYAKLLVFKNNPIYHGVKAIKEGKPIITDVNMVKAGIRYDKTYCFIDDERAYELAKQGITRAVASMRLAKEVIDGGIVVIGNAPTALLELINLINSGIKPKLVIAVPVGFVKASEAKEMIRNTDVPSISTIGPKGGSSVAVAIANGIIALSKNERV from the coding sequence ATGGGGGCCATTTCTAAAGATGGATTAGAAATTGCAAAAAGAGCTAGAGAGATAGTTAGAGAAAAAATAAAAGATGTTTTAGGAGAAAAAATAAAAAATTTTTCTAAAGAGGAGCTTTTAATTATTGAGAGAGTTGTCCATGCTACAGCTGATCCAGAATATGCTAAACTTTTGGTTTTTAAAAATAATCCTATATATCATGGAGTTAAAGCAATAAAAGAAGGGAAGCCTATTATAACTGATGTTAATATGGTTAAGGCAGGTATAAGGTATGATAAAACTTACTGTTTTATTGATGATGAAAGAGCTTATGAACTAGCTAAGCAGGGAATAACAAGGGCAGTGGCAAGTATGAGATTAGCTAAAGAGGTGATTGATGGAGGAATAGTTGTTATAGGCAATGCTCCTACAGCTTTATTAGAATTAATTAATTTAATTAATAGTGGGATAAAACCTAAGCTGGTTATAGCAGTTCCTGTGGGTTTTGTTAAAGCAAGTGAAGCAAAGGAGATGATCAGAAATACAGATGTTCCATCTATATCAACAATAGGCCCTAAAGGAGGATCTTCAGTAGCAGTAGCTATAGCTAATGGTATAATTGCATTGAGCAAAAATGAGAGGGTGTAA
- a CDS encoding glutamate--tRNA ligase — translation MENKIREIAIKNAAKYGKANVKSVLGAFLSEFPEYRSKVKDILPIVEKIVNDINNQKINIKIEENKKRKDKELELDNVKDKVVLRFAPNPSGPLHIGHARAAVLNDYFAKKYNGKFILRLEDTDPKRVLPEAYDMIVEDLEWLGVKIDEIVIQSDRLDIYYKYGEMLIKDGKAYVCECEAEKFRELRNRGIACSCRDREIEDNLYLWEKMLNGEIKAVVRLKTDLKHKNPSIRDFPIFRVEKEKHPRVDAYVYPLMNFSVPVDDHLLGITHVLRGKDHIVNTEKQRYIYKYFNWEEPEFIHYGILKIEDSVLSTSQIYEGIKKGIYEGWDDVRLGTLRALKRRGIRPEAIYKIMLNIGLKKADIKFSWENLYAINRELIDKEAKRYFFVWKPKLMKIEGAEKRIVRLRKHPDVKEFGYRELVFDGEVYVVSSEVEEGRMYRLMELFNVVVEKIEDNFIKARYHSDDFKVARKNRAKIIHWVPKDKVDVVILTPNGVIEGFAEYNVKEINVDEIIQFERFGFARLDKKEENKLIFCYAHR, via the coding sequence ATGGAGAATAAAATTAGAGAAATAGCAATAAAAAACGCAGCAAAATATGGGAAAGCTAATGTTAAGTCTGTTTTGGGAGCTTTTTTATCAGAATTTCCTGAATATAGAAGTAAGGTTAAAGATATCTTACCTATTGTTGAAAAAATAGTTAATGATATAAATAATCAAAAAATAAATATAAAGATAGAGGAAAACAAAAAGAGAAAGGATAAAGAATTGGAATTAGATAATGTTAAAGATAAAGTAGTTCTAAGATTTGCCCCTAATCCTTCAGGACCTTTACACATTGGTCATGCTAGAGCTGCCGTTCTTAATGACTATTTTGCAAAGAAATACAATGGAAAATTTATTTTAAGATTAGAAGATACAGATCCAAAGAGAGTTTTGCCTGAAGCTTATGATATGATTGTTGAAGATTTAGAATGGTTAGGAGTTAAGATAGATGAGATTGTTATACAATCAGATAGGTTAGATATCTACTATAAATATGGAGAAATGTTAATAAAAGATGGAAAAGCTTATGTCTGTGAATGTGAAGCAGAAAAATTTAGAGAGTTAAGAAATAGAGGAATAGCATGTTCTTGTAGAGATAGAGAAATAGAGGATAATTTATATCTCTGGGAAAAAATGTTAAATGGAGAAATTAAGGCTGTTGTCAGACTAAAAACTGATTTAAAACATAAAAACCCATCTATAAGAGATTTTCCAATTTTTAGAGTTGAAAAAGAAAAGCATCCAAGAGTTGATGCTTATGTTTATCCATTAATGAACTTTTCAGTACCTGTAGATGATCATTTATTAGGTATAACACATGTTTTAAGAGGAAAAGATCATATTGTTAATACAGAAAAACAGAGATATATCTATAAATATTTCAATTGGGAAGAACCAGAGTTTATACATTATGGAATTCTAAAAATTGAAGATAGTGTTTTAAGTACCTCTCAGATATATGAAGGAATTAAAAAGGGTATTTATGAAGGATGGGATGATGTAAGGTTAGGAACACTTAGAGCTTTAAAAAGAAGAGGAATTCGACCAGAGGCTATTTATAAAATTATGTTAAATATAGGATTAAAAAAGGCAGATATAAAATTCTCATGGGAAAATTTATATGCTATTAATAGAGAGTTAATAGATAAAGAGGCAAAGAGATACTTCTTTGTTTGGAAACCAAAATTAATGAAAATAGAAGGAGCAGAAAAAAGGATTGTTAGATTAAGAAAACACCCTGATGTAAAAGAGTTTGGATATAGAGAGCTTGTATTTGATGGAGAAGTGTATGTTGTTTCTTCAGAAGTGGAAGAGGGAAGGATGTACAGATTGATGGAGTTATTTAATGTGGTTGTTGAAAAGATAGAAGACAATTTTATAAAGGCAAGATATCATTCAGATGATTTTAAGGTTGCAAGGAAGAATAGAGCTAAAATTATTCATTGGGTCCCAAAAGATAAAGTTGATGTTGTTATATTGACACCAAATGGGGTTATTGAAGGGTTTGCTGAATATAATGTTAAAGAAATTAATGTAGATGAAATAATACAATTTGAGAGATTTGGATTTGCAAGATTGGATAAAAAGGAAGAAAATAAATTAATTTTTTGTTATGCTCATAGGTAG
- a CDS encoding FecCD family ABC transporter permease, whose amino-acid sequence MNYRKYVLKKIYFGIFLILLLFVSFILSLCIGEYYLPINKIISTFLSNNSDITKTVIWNVRLPRVFTAIFVGFSLSLSGLVMQCVLRNPLASPFTLGISQGAMFGVALAVLLNLFSFIYLLPIFAFLGAFISTVIILSLAKLKNLSPEAIVLSGIAIGALFHAGSTFIQYFVDETKLAFIVYWTFGDVGRTSWNEVYMLFLSSILAFLYLMYKRWDFNALQFDDDTAKSLGVEPDRVRLISMLIASFITSVTVAFTGIIGFVGLICPHIIRLIIGEDYRFLIPYSSIFGSIFLLLADDLSRQILSPIILPVGIITSILGAPLLIYLLIKMK is encoded by the coding sequence ATGAATTATAGAAAATATGTTTTAAAGAAAATATATTTTGGGATATTTCTTATACTACTTCTGTTTGTTTCATTCATATTATCCCTATGTATTGGGGAATACTACCTCCCAATAAATAAAATAATTTCAACATTTTTATCCAATAACAGTGATATAACAAAAACTGTTATATGGAATGTCAGATTACCTAGAGTTTTTACAGCCATTTTTGTAGGATTTTCTTTATCTCTTTCTGGCCTAGTAATGCAATGTGTATTAAGAAACCCTTTAGCTTCTCCTTTCACTCTTGGCATTTCACAAGGAGCAATGTTTGGTGTAGCTTTAGCTGTATTATTAAACCTCTTTAGTTTTATTTATTTACTACCAATATTTGCTTTTTTAGGAGCTTTTATCTCAACAGTAATAATCTTATCATTGGCTAAATTGAAGAATCTATCTCCTGAAGCTATTGTATTATCTGGAATTGCTATAGGTGCTTTATTTCATGCAGGTTCAACATTTATACAATATTTCGTTGATGAAACCAAGTTGGCATTTATAGTTTATTGGACATTTGGAGATGTTGGAAGAACTAGTTGGAATGAAGTTTATATGCTATTTCTCTCATCAATATTAGCTTTTCTCTATCTAATGTATAAAAGATGGGATTTTAATGCTCTACAATTTGATGATGATACTGCAAAATCTTTAGGGGTAGAGCCAGATAGGGTAAGATTAATATCTATGTTAATAGCATCTTTTATAACATCAGTTACTGTTGCATTTACAGGAATTATTGGATTTGTTGGATTAATATGTCCACATATAATTAGATTAATAATAGGTGAGGATTACAGATTTTTAATCCCTTATTCATCAATATTTGGTTCTATATTTCTTCTATTAGCTGATGATCTTTCTAGGCAGATACTCTCTCCAATTATTTTACCTGTTGGGATAATAACTTCCATCTTAGGAGCTCCACTGTTAATATACTTATTAATAAAAATGAAGTGA